One region of Demequina sp. TMPB413 genomic DNA includes:
- a CDS encoding MFS transporter: MSVDPDPVPPRSWFIDLAPLRESPAYMRFWTSGVAAGIGTQLSAVAIGIQVYDISGSTAAVALVGGFALGPMIIMGIFGGAIVDAFDRRRVLIVASLIAFVAPIGIATLAWFDVTALWPYYVFTTVASTVGAVVGAARFAIHPRLVPFRLLPAVAALSGLSAGLQSAVGPTLAGVLVATVGYAWTYTIDVGLFLVGLWGIISLPPIIPAKTSRVGLAALRDGFAFLRTAGNLRVAIAMQIATISFGRVYAILPAVGAVLIGGGAITVGLLAASAAVGVVLSGLASGKVGSVRRHGKGIALASTSLALSIGSFGAIVLALDLAGVEANASAAHVPALVALCFTLMAAGASENISGIFRTTMMQQATPDEMRGRLQGLYTLVLSAGPRMGDVFAGFVAAAGALWFPPLLGAVLIVSVVAALYRARPGFRHYDALEPAP, from the coding sequence TTGTCCGTCGACCCAGATCCGGTACCGCCGCGGTCGTGGTTCATTGACCTCGCGCCGCTGCGGGAGTCCCCGGCGTACATGCGATTCTGGACGAGTGGTGTCGCGGCCGGTATCGGCACCCAGCTGTCGGCCGTCGCCATCGGCATTCAGGTGTACGACATCTCGGGGTCGACGGCCGCCGTGGCGCTCGTTGGCGGCTTCGCGCTTGGGCCCATGATCATTATGGGCATCTTTGGCGGCGCCATCGTCGACGCCTTTGACCGCAGGCGCGTGCTGATCGTCGCCTCGTTAATCGCCTTCGTGGCTCCCATCGGCATCGCGACTCTCGCATGGTTCGACGTGACGGCCTTGTGGCCGTACTACGTGTTCACCACCGTCGCCTCGACGGTGGGCGCAGTGGTGGGAGCCGCGCGCTTCGCGATTCACCCTCGGCTTGTTCCGTTCCGGTTGCTCCCCGCCGTCGCGGCGTTGTCCGGACTCAGCGCTGGGCTGCAATCCGCGGTGGGGCCGACGCTCGCCGGCGTCCTGGTCGCGACGGTCGGCTACGCCTGGACCTACACGATCGACGTAGGGCTCTTTTTGGTCGGACTATGGGGGATCATCTCCCTGCCCCCGATCATCCCCGCCAAAACCTCGCGCGTCGGCCTCGCCGCTTTGCGCGATGGCTTCGCGTTCCTACGCACCGCCGGCAATCTGCGCGTCGCGATCGCGATGCAGATCGCCACCATTTCCTTTGGCCGCGTCTACGCGATCCTGCCGGCCGTCGGCGCTGTCCTCATTGGAGGTGGCGCGATCACCGTCGGCCTATTGGCAGCGTCGGCCGCAGTGGGTGTCGTCCTCAGCGGGCTTGCCTCTGGAAAGGTAGGCAGCGTGCGTCGCCACGGCAAGGGGATAGCGCTCGCCTCTACCTCGCTCGCGCTGTCGATCGGGTCCTTTGGCGCCATCGTGCTCGCGCTCGACCTGGCCGGCGTCGAGGCGAATGCTAGCGCCGCCCACGTGCCCGCGCTGGTGGCGTTGTGCTTCACGCTGATGGCCGCGGGAGCGAGCGAGAACATCAGCGGCATTTTCCGCACCACGATGATGCAGCAGGCCACGCCCGACGAGATGCGCGGACGCTTGCAAGGGCTTTACACGCTCGTGCTGTCGGCGGGGCCGCGCATGGGCGACGTCTTCGCGGGTTTTGTCGCGGCAGCAGGCGCGCTGTGGTTCCCCCCGCTACTGGGAGCGGTGCTCATCGTCTCTGTGGTCGCGGCGCTCTATCGCGCGCGGCCAGGGTTCCGCCACTACGACGCTCTGGAGCCAGCGCCATGA
- a CDS encoding glycoside hydrolase family 5 protein: protein MTLQWIRVDGANLVNETGATVLLSGVGLGGWMNMENFITGYPGNEEAIRRVMLDRMGQESYDAFFDEFYDAFFGEDDAAHLASLGINSVRIPFNYRHFEDDMAPFQLKEEGFARLERVVDILGRHGIYSILDLHALPGRQNQHWHSDNPSHLAEFWNHSHFQDRVVHLWEALAERFKNRPEVAGYNPINEPSDPTGDVLPVFYDRLEKAIRAVDSRHVLFLDGNKYSTDFSFLDGRPEPLPNTVYTAHDYALPGIGSATAYPGTTRGEYFDRDVLEQTFLRRTEYMRRTGTPIWIGEFGPVYSEDRSQDVWRYQLLQDQLEIYREHGASWALWTYKDIGLQGLVYAKADSPYMALIGDLAAKKRRLGVDSWGGSDVNVRDVLDPLDALFDKEFPDFAPWPWGRQPHIAVLVRHILLAEPLALQFADLFAGVSPEQARDLAASFRFNQCAERTGLSHVLRSHLRA, encoded by the coding sequence ATGACACTGCAGTGGATTCGCGTCGACGGCGCGAACTTGGTCAACGAGACGGGCGCGACGGTGCTCCTGTCAGGCGTCGGGCTTGGCGGGTGGATGAACATGGAGAACTTCATCACCGGTTACCCCGGTAATGAAGAGGCTATCCGTCGCGTGATGTTGGATCGCATGGGCCAGGAGTCATACGACGCCTTCTTCGACGAGTTCTACGACGCCTTCTTTGGCGAGGACGACGCTGCACACCTCGCGTCGCTCGGCATCAATTCGGTGCGGATCCCCTTCAACTACCGCCACTTCGAAGACGACATGGCCCCCTTCCAGTTGAAGGAAGAGGGGTTCGCGCGGCTCGAGCGCGTGGTCGACATCCTGGGGCGTCACGGGATCTATTCGATCCTTGATCTGCACGCGCTGCCGGGACGTCAGAATCAGCACTGGCACTCCGACAACCCCAGCCATCTTGCCGAGTTCTGGAACCACAGCCACTTCCAGGACCGGGTGGTACACCTGTGGGAGGCGCTCGCCGAGCGGTTCAAGAACCGTCCAGAGGTCGCGGGGTACAACCCCATCAACGAGCCGTCCGACCCCACCGGCGACGTGCTGCCCGTGTTTTACGACCGTCTCGAGAAGGCGATTCGCGCCGTTGACTCGCGACACGTGCTCTTCCTGGACGGCAACAAGTACTCCACGGACTTCAGCTTCCTCGACGGCCGTCCGGAGCCCCTGCCCAACACTGTGTACACGGCGCACGACTATGCGCTGCCAGGTATCGGCTCTGCCACCGCGTATCCCGGTACCACTCGCGGCGAGTACTTTGACCGGGACGTTCTGGAGCAAACCTTCTTGCGCCGCACCGAGTACATGCGCCGCACAGGCACGCCGATCTGGATCGGGGAGTTCGGGCCCGTCTATTCGGAGGACCGTAGCCAAGACGTCTGGCGCTACCAACTGCTACAGGACCAGCTTGAGATCTACCGGGAGCACGGCGCGAGCTGGGCGCTATGGACCTACAAGGACATCGGCCTCCAGGGCCTGGTGTACGCGAAAGCCGACAGTCCCTACATGGCACTGATCGGAGACCTTGCGGCTAAGAAGCGGCGCCTTGGCGTGGACTCCTGGGGCGGAAGTGACGTCAACGTGCGTGACGTGCTCGACCCTCTCGATGCCTTGTTCGACAAAGAGTTCCCCGACTTCGCGCCGTGGCCGTGGGGGCGTCAGCCGCACATCGCGGTGCTTGTGCGCCACATCCTGTTGGCCGAGCCGCTCGCGCTGCAGTTCGCCGATCTGTTCGCGGGCGTCTCACCTGAGCAAGCGCGGGATCTCGCGGCGAGTTTCCGCTTCAACCAGTGTGCGGAGCGGACGGGGTTGTCGCACGTGCTCCGATCCCACCTGCGGGCCTAG
- a CDS encoding ABC transporter substrate-binding protein, giving the protein MTRTSRSLTRRAAPVGAVLATALTLAACSSDAEEAPSGDVTGDAQEAVTIEMSWWGDDARAALFDEVITAFEAEYPYITVTQTPVGSPDDLFNRLATDFGGGGDTAPDVFALGGAKPQEYGEAGALLDLGTVADIVNVAKYPEFSTTNAVVDGTLYGLPTGGNATAAFVNTDLFEAAGVPIPDADWTWDDLVDAANTIGTAGLTNESGAPVYGIDLRVQDIIGTYVAQVSEFGLYDWEGQLAVDADQVAGWYEIEQRMLEGGGLPDPTIVTAGWALPPDQQLFTLGQAGVTFGYSNLVGTYEMGGNTIILPPPSDTDKTGVALLPSAFWSINAATDHPEEAALLVDWFLNEPSAAELIQDTRGVPFNPDTAAVVSPLLEGASKTAAEYVESVLDSGEVAPPQPNGAANMNKYSQDAETAVLFGNANPQEAAQTFIDQLSGDLS; this is encoded by the coding sequence ATGACGCGTACATCCCGTTCACTGACACGGAGGGCGGCGCCGGTAGGCGCAGTCCTCGCCACCGCGCTCACCCTTGCGGCGTGCTCATCTGACGCCGAAGAAGCGCCGTCAGGCGACGTCACTGGCGATGCGCAAGAGGCCGTCACCATTGAGATGTCTTGGTGGGGTGACGACGCTCGCGCAGCGTTGTTTGATGAGGTCATCACGGCATTCGAGGCCGAGTACCCGTACATCACTGTGACCCAGACACCCGTCGGCAGCCCTGACGACCTGTTCAACCGCCTGGCCACCGACTTTGGCGGCGGCGGCGACACGGCTCCTGACGTGTTCGCACTCGGTGGCGCCAAGCCGCAGGAGTACGGCGAGGCCGGCGCACTGCTGGACTTGGGCACCGTGGCAGACATTGTCAACGTCGCCAAGTACCCCGAGTTCTCCACCACCAACGCAGTGGTCGATGGCACCCTGTACGGCCTCCCGACCGGTGGCAACGCGACGGCCGCCTTCGTGAACACCGACCTGTTCGAAGCAGCCGGCGTGCCGATCCCTGACGCCGACTGGACGTGGGACGACCTGGTGGATGCCGCCAACACCATCGGCACCGCCGGCCTGACGAACGAGTCGGGAGCGCCCGTATACGGCATCGACCTGCGCGTGCAGGACATCATCGGCACCTACGTGGCACAGGTCAGCGAGTTCGGCCTCTACGACTGGGAGGGCCAACTCGCTGTCGACGCCGACCAGGTCGCTGGTTGGTACGAGATCGAGCAGCGGATGCTCGAAGGCGGAGGACTCCCCGACCCCACCATCGTGACGGCAGGCTGGGCGCTTCCCCCGGACCAGCAGCTCTTCACGCTGGGCCAGGCGGGCGTGACCTTCGGCTACAGCAACCTAGTGGGCACGTACGAGATGGGTGGCAACACGATCATCCTGCCGCCGCCGTCCGACACCGACAAGACGGGGGTCGCACTGCTTCCCTCGGCCTTCTGGTCGATCAACGCCGCCACCGATCACCCTGAAGAAGCCGCACTGCTGGTCGACTGGTTCCTCAACGAACCCTCCGCAGCCGAGCTGATCCAGGACACGCGTGGCGTGCCATTCAACCCCGACACCGCCGCGGTGGTCTCGCCGCTTCTCGAAGGTGCAAGCAAGACTGCCGCCGAGTACGTGGAATCGGTGCTCGACTCTGGTGAGGTTGCCCCGCCGCAGCCCAACGGAGCGGCCAACATGAACAAGTACTCGCAAGATGCGGAGACGGCAGTGCTCTTCGGCAACGCCAACCCGCAAGAGGCCGCTCAGACATTCATTGATCAACTGTCTGGCGATCTCAGCTAG
- a CDS encoding carbohydrate ABC transporter permease, whose translation MSSLGELRTIAKSARRGGPRVRAKNRDNKAALLFLLPWLLGLVAFTVGPMLASLYLSFTDYNLLQSPIKNPPDWIGLGNYSEMFADPDFWNSFRITVVYVAVSVPLQLMLALALALVLDRGMRGLPIYRSIFYLPSLLGGSVAIAILWRQVFGKDGLVNGFLAIFGIDGPGWIGHPDYALWTIVILHIWTFGSPMVIFLAGLRQIPEMYYEAAQVDGAGRVRKFVSITLPLITPIIFFNLVLQVIFAFQTFTQAYVVSGGTGGPADSTMFYTLFLYRTGFLEYNMGLASAMAWFLLIVIAAFTAFNFWLSKFWVFYDD comes from the coding sequence GTGAGTAGTCTCGGCGAACTGCGGACTATCGCGAAGAGTGCACGTCGCGGCGGTCCACGCGTACGAGCGAAGAATCGCGACAACAAAGCCGCGCTGCTCTTCCTGTTGCCATGGCTGCTCGGACTCGTCGCATTCACGGTCGGCCCGATGCTCGCGTCGCTGTACTTGTCGTTCACGGACTACAACCTTTTGCAGTCGCCCATCAAGAATCCACCGGACTGGATCGGGCTGGGCAACTACAGCGAGATGTTCGCCGATCCCGACTTCTGGAACTCCTTCAGGATCACGGTTGTCTACGTGGCGGTGTCCGTCCCGCTCCAACTGATGCTCGCTCTCGCGCTCGCGTTGGTGCTTGACCGAGGCATGCGGGGTCTGCCGATCTACCGGTCGATCTTCTACCTGCCGAGTCTGCTGGGCGGTTCAGTGGCCATCGCCATCCTGTGGCGCCAAGTGTTCGGCAAAGACGGTCTGGTCAACGGGTTCCTTGCCATCTTCGGCATCGACGGCCCCGGCTGGATCGGCCACCCCGATTACGCGCTGTGGACCATCGTCATCCTGCACATCTGGACCTTCGGGTCGCCCATGGTGATCTTCTTGGCTGGTTTGCGACAGATACCCGAGATGTACTACGAGGCCGCGCAGGTCGACGGCGCTGGCAGGGTCCGCAAGTTCGTGTCCATCACGCTGCCGCTCATCACGCCCATCATCTTCTTCAACCTGGTGCTCCAGGTGATCTTCGCCTTCCAGACTTTCACCCAGGCCTACGTCGTGTCTGGGGGAACGGGTGGGCCGGCAGATTCGACCATGTTCTACACGCTCTTCCTCTATCGCACAGGGTTCCTCGAATACAACATGGGCCTGGCATCCGCCATGGCCTGGTTCCTGCTCATCGTGATCGCGGCATTCACCGCCTTCAACTTCTGGCTCTCAAAGTTCTGGGTGTTCTATGACGACTGA
- a CDS encoding carbohydrate ABC transporter permease — protein MTTEIAPTRVSRGGTPDVEPHRPLISYRTRARISSTIKHAVLITFSVVMVYPLLWLIVSSFKPNEEIFRDLSIFTTNLTLENYVNGWNDLQHPFGVFLMNSGIISLAAIVGTLVSCSLAAYAFARLEFRFKTLLFAMMLATIMLPFQVVLVPQFTIFKELGWLNTFLPLIVPKMLAVDAFFIFLMVQFIRALPREIFEAARIDGAGHARTFLQVTLPLMIPAIATTAIFTFIWTWGDFFGPLIYLRLPETFPVSVALKGFIDAQSSSDFGSMFAMSVVSLIPLFIIFLVGQRYLIKGFATTGMK, from the coding sequence ATGACGACTGAAATTGCTCCCACCAGGGTCTCCAGGGGCGGCACGCCCGATGTGGAGCCACATCGCCCGCTGATCAGCTACCGCACGAGGGCGCGTATCTCATCGACCATCAAGCACGCGGTTCTCATCACCTTTTCAGTCGTGATGGTCTACCCACTGCTATGGCTCATCGTGTCGAGCTTCAAGCCCAACGAAGAGATCTTCCGCGACTTGAGCATCTTCACCACCAACCTCACGCTCGAGAACTACGTGAACGGTTGGAACGACCTGCAGCACCCGTTCGGGGTCTTCCTCATGAACTCGGGCATCATCTCCCTCGCGGCGATCGTGGGGACGCTCGTGTCGTGTTCCCTCGCGGCCTATGCCTTCGCGCGGCTTGAGTTCCGCTTCAAAACGCTCCTGTTTGCCATGATGCTCGCGACGATCATGCTGCCGTTCCAGGTCGTCTTGGTTCCGCAGTTCACGATCTTCAAGGAACTGGGTTGGCTCAACACCTTCTTGCCACTGATCGTTCCCAAGATGCTCGCTGTCGATGCCTTCTTCATCTTCCTCATGGTGCAGTTCATTCGCGCGCTTCCCAGGGAGATCTTTGAAGCCGCTCGCATAGACGGTGCCGGTCATGCGCGCACCTTCCTCCAAGTGACACTGCCCCTGATGATCCCTGCGATCGCCACCACCGCGATCTTCACGTTCATCTGGACGTGGGGCGACTTCTTCGGGCCCTTGATCTATCTGAGGCTGCCGGAGACTTTCCCCGTCTCCGTCGCCTTGAAGGGCTTCATCGACGCGCAATCCAGCTCGGACTTTGGTTCGATGTTTGCCATGTCGGTGGTGTCGCTCATCCCGCTGTTCATCATCTTCTTGGTGGGTCAGCGTTACCTCATCAAGGGCTTCGCCACCACGGGAATGAAGTAG
- a CDS encoding Gfo/Idh/MocA family protein: MYLDAIAGPHRDAAQLVAWADTNQGRLDWSGARHPDRAEIAAAARFEVGDLASAITAHGIERVIITSPDFTHAGYIVAALEAGADVAVEKPLTIDEQGVRDIADAAQRTGRDVTITFNYRYSPRNEALRRVIADGDIGDVTSVHFEWVLDTAHGADYFRRWHRYKENSGGLLIHKASHHFDLVNWWLADVPTKVYASGGLKFYGAENARKRGLGERPERGSIDSPLRDAFSLDLRRDEQLKGLYFDQEKYDGYLRDRDVFDDGITIEDNLALVVDYARGATMSYSLNAHSPWEGYTVSVNGTCGRAELTVVERGAVLVREDGSVTVDPSMHPDGVVSERIRPIGERLMVQQHFQPAVEVPIPQGEGGHGGGDAQLLRDVFVGGDADPLGRSASWPDGVRSMAVGLAGNRSLETGQAVRIGDLDLGAADTALKGQEA, from the coding sequence ATGTATTTGGACGCCATTGCTGGACCGCACAGGGACGCCGCGCAGCTCGTGGCGTGGGCCGACACCAATCAAGGCAGGCTCGACTGGTCTGGCGCTCGCCACCCGGACAGGGCGGAGATCGCCGCTGCCGCCCGCTTCGAGGTCGGGGACTTGGCGAGCGCCATCACCGCGCACGGCATCGAGCGCGTGATCATTACGTCGCCAGACTTCACGCATGCGGGCTACATCGTCGCCGCGCTTGAGGCGGGCGCCGACGTCGCGGTCGAGAAGCCATTGACGATCGACGAGCAAGGGGTCCGCGACATCGCCGACGCAGCTCAGCGCACCGGCCGCGACGTCACGATCACCTTCAACTACCGCTACTCGCCTCGCAACGAGGCTCTGCGCCGAGTCATTGCCGACGGCGACATAGGAGACGTCACCTCTGTCCACTTCGAGTGGGTGCTCGACACCGCGCACGGTGCTGACTACTTCAGGCGTTGGCATCGCTACAAGGAAAACTCCGGCGGCCTTCTCATCCACAAGGCCTCCCACCATTTTGACTTGGTCAACTGGTGGCTTGCCGACGTCCCCACCAAGGTGTACGCCTCTGGCGGGCTCAAGTTCTACGGGGCCGAGAACGCGAGGAAACGTGGGCTCGGCGAGCGGCCGGAGCGGGGCAGCATCGACTCGCCCCTGCGCGATGCCTTCAGCCTTGACCTTCGCCGAGATGAGCAGCTCAAGGGCTTGTACTTCGATCAGGAGAAGTACGACGGCTATCTGCGGGACCGCGACGTCTTCGATGACGGCATCACGATCGAAGATAACCTCGCCCTCGTCGTCGACTACGCGCGCGGAGCGACGATGTCGTACTCCCTCAACGCGCACTCTCCATGGGAGGGCTACACCGTCTCCGTGAACGGCACTTGCGGCCGTGCCGAGTTGACGGTCGTCGAGCGCGGGGCGGTACTGGTGCGGGAGGACGGCTCGGTCACCGTGGACCCCAGCATGCATCCTGACGGCGTGGTCTCGGAGCGCATCCGTCCCATCGGCGAGCGCCTCATGGTTCAGCAACACTTCCAGCCGGCCGTCGAGGTGCCGATTCCGCAAGGCGAGGGCGGTCATGGCGGGGGCGACGCGCAACTCTTGCGTGATGTCTTCGTCGGCGGTGACGCCGATCCGCTCGGCCGATCCGCGAGTTGGCCCGACGGCGTGCGGTCGATGGCGGTGGGCCTCGCGGGCAACCGTTCGTTGGAGACCGGGCAGGCCGTCCGCATCGGTGACCTCGACTTGGGCGCTGCCGACACCGCACTCAAGGGCCAGGAGGCGTGA